The genomic region TATCTGCAAAGGATAGACGGCGGACGCGAGCCGCCAAAGGCGGAGGTGCTCATCAAAGGCGAGAGGACATCGGAGTTTGAGAGCTTTCACGTGCTCCAGAGCAAAATCGACGTGACACCCACCGGCCTGTTGGCTCTTGTGAGCCGAAGCGGCGCCAGCGACGTGCTGCATGTCTTTGACATTGAGCACCGGAGCATGGTGAAACAGGTCCGCTTCGACTCCCTCGTGTCCCTCTACTCGCCATCCTGGGCGCCGGACGGGCAGAGGTTGGTGGTCACCGGGCTCAGCTTTGGCGGCCAAAGCGACCTGTACCTGGTGGACTTGGAACGCGAGACAGCCGAACAGCTGACCAACGACCTGTTTGACGACCGCGATCCCGCTTGGTCACCAGACGGGTCGGTCATCGCGTTCAGCAGCGATCGGCCACCCTACGGCGCGGACGGCTGCTACAACCTCTTCATACTTGACCTGCGCACCGGGGCAGTGGAGCCGGCGACGTGTGCGCCGCACAACGACCTTTCGCCTGCTTGGTCGCCGGACGGCCGCTATCTGACCTTTACCTCAGACCGCGATGGCGCTTACAACATCTGGATGGTGCGCAATACGGCTCGGGGCCCGTTCGCCTCGCTCTCAGGGAGTAGCACCGAATCCGCTGCCGACACGAAACACTACCCGGCCGCCACGGACGAGCTGGACGAGCTGCGGCAACTCACCTTCTTCACTACCGGCGCCTTCGACCCCGATTGGACGGACAACGACCAGATCCTGTTTTCCGCCTTTGAGAACTTTTCTTTCCGTCTGCGCCTTCTGGATGAGGTGGTCAGGAAGTTCGAAAGCTCGAATGTGGCCTCTGCGGACACGGTCCCTCAGCAGAGCGTGGAGCGACTGAGCCAGGAGGTGAGCGGCGACGTGTTCAGCAAGGCGGTCAAGTATCGTCCCAAGTTCGACCTTGATGTGGCACAGAGTGCCGTCACGCAGGATCCCATCTATGGCACCTCTGGGGGCGCGCAGCTGGCCATCACCGACATGCTGGGCAACGCGCAGTATTACTTCCTGATCTACAACAACGCCCGCACGCGCGATGAGTTCTTGGAGAGCTTCAACGTCGCGGTGACCCGCCTGGATCTAACCCATCGCACGAACTTCGCGGTGGGTCTCTATCACTTTGCCGGTCGCTACTACTCGCTGTACGACTTTTACTTTTGGGAGCGGCGTGCCGGAGGATTTGCCGCCGTCAGTTACCCCTTTTCGGTGTTCAACCGCTTCGAGGCCAGTCTCAATGTGCGCTATTCGGACAAAGACTGGTACGTGTTCAACCGACGGCGCAAGGCAGTGTTGGTCTCCAACATCGTCTCCTTCGTGAAGGACAATTCGCTTTGGGGGCCCACCGGCCCGGTGGATGGCGAACGCTACAACCTCACCGTCGGCAACACCTTGGATGTGCAGCACTCCCACGTGAATTTCGTCACGCTCATCGCCGACTATCGGCACTACTTCCGCATCAGCCGGAGCGTCACCCACGCCCTCCGTCTGATGACGATGATGAACAAGGGCAAGGAAGCCACGCCCTTCTTCATGGGCGGCAGCTGGGACCTGCGCGGCTATCCCCTGTGGCGGATCTGGGGGACAAAGTTAGCTCTGGTGAGTAACGAACTCCGCTTTCCGTTCATCGATCGCTTCTTCATCAAGTTCCCCATTGGCGGCTTGGCATTGAATGCCATCCGGGGCGCCCTCTTTGTCGACCTTGGCAACGGTTGGGACGACCACTTTGATGAGCTCCTGGGAAGCGTGGGCTTTGGTGTGCGCTGGCGTATTGGCGGCGTGCTCGTGCTGCGTTTGGATGGGGGACGCAAATTCAGCCTGCCGGAACCGTCGCGGTTTCACCACCTCAAGGACATCAACGTTGACAAGCACTGGTTTACACAATTCTTCTTCGGCTGGGATTTCTAGGGAGCGACGTACTCTGCGGCTCCTCTGTCTGCTCGCGGGCTCGGCGGTGGCCCTCGGTGGGTGCGCCCGGCTCCTGCTGCCACAACTTGCCGAGAAGGGCGACGCCCATCTGTGGCCGCAGTTCGGCGGGGCGGCGCAGCGGACTAATGTCGTCGCTGCAGAGCTGGCCCCGCCGTTGGAGCTTGACTGGCAGCGCAAGGCCACCGCCAGCCTCGGACCGACGTTTCTCGCCGCCGGTACAAGCATCCTTTGTCCCACGAAAGACGGCCACTTGCTGGTCATGGACGGGCCCTCCGGCAAGAAGGTTGCCCAGAAGAAGTTTCGGCCCGGCTTTGAAATTACCTGCGCGCTGTATGAAAACCTTCTCGTTGTCGCTCGGCGCCACGGGAACCCAAGCCTCACCGTCCACGACCTCGGTGACGGGCACCTGCTTTGGTCGGCGGCTGCGGGGAGCATCGAGACTGAACCGCTCATCGCCGACGGCCACTTGATTGTCGCCGCCGACGAAAAGCGCCTCACCGCCTATGAGTTGCGCAGTGGCAAAGTCCTCTGGACCCTGAACACGGATGATAACTTGCGCTCCACGCCCGCGTACGCCGAAGACAAGGTGGTGTTCGGCAGCGACGACGGCCGCGTTCGCGCCGTGGACGTGCGCAAGGGCACCCTCATCTGGCAATATCGCACCGGAGGGGCCGTCCTCGCTCCGCCGGCCATCAGCCACGGGATCGTCTGTGTGGGCTCGACCGACCGCAGTTTCTACGCCCTGTCGCTGGATTCGGGACTCGTCCGCTGGGTCTTTCCCACTGGGGGAAGAATCCGCCACGGGGCGGCAGTAGCTGACTCGGTGGTGCTTTTCGGCAGCAACGACCACTTGGTGTACTGCCTGTCCCTGCGCAATGGCAGCGAGCGCTGGCGCTTCCGGGCCAAGAGCATCATCAGCACCCCACCGTTGGTGGCAGGCAAGGTCGTCTACGTGGGTTCGCTGGACCAGCACGTCTACGCCCTCGACCTGGACAGCGGCCGGGAGTTGTGGAAGTATGACACCGGTGGCCGCGTGCGCACCATGCCTCTGGTGGCCTACGACAGGCTTTTCGTGGCAGCAGAGGGCAACCGCATTTTCGCCTTTCGGGCGAAGGGCAAAGCATGAGAGCAGGCCTCCTCAGGCAGAATCTGCGCAGGGCGGCGCTGTGCTGCGCGGTGCTGCTGAGCCTCATGGGCTGCTCAGGAGCATCTGGCCAGCCTCCGGAGTTGCACGGAGGCGACTTGGGGCTCTTCTGGCAGGGTACTG from Calditrichota bacterium harbors:
- a CDS encoding PD40 domain-containing protein, translating into FTLTAIALLLAVNAGHGQYYFGRNKVQYDNFRWHVLQTEHFDIYFYPEMRKIAEIGAAYAEETYRVLEDRFDHNINRRIPLIFYASHAHFQQTNTTPYLVPEGVGGFFEFLKGRVVVPANGSISEFKHVIRHELVHVFTYSKLAAVFKERGRLAPTDLPLWFIEGLAEYWSTGWDSQAEMFIRDGVLNGYIVPLSQMYQIYGSFLMYKEGQAILKYIGETFGEEKILRLIENSWKQERFADVMRLTLGVDTEQFDKQWLYALKKSTYPLLERRDSPEMSSTVVTREGIDTKPVFYRRADGGYVVFVSNRMGYSNIYLQRIDGGREPPKAEVLIKGERTSEFESFHVLQSKIDVTPTGLLALVSRSGASDVLHVFDIEHRSMVKQVRFDSLVSLYSPSWAPDGQRLVVTGLSFGGQSDLYLVDLERETAEQLTNDLFDDRDPAWSPDGSVIAFSSDRPPYGADGCYNLFILDLRTGAVEPATCAPHNDLSPAWSPDGRYLTFTSDRDGAYNIWMVRNTARGPFASLSGSSTESAADTKHYPAATDELDELRQLTFFTTGAFDPDWTDNDQILFSAFENFSFRLRLLDEVVRKFESSNVASADTVPQQSVERLSQEVSGDVFSKAVKYRPKFDLDVAQSAVTQDPIYGTSGGAQLAITDMLGNAQYYFLIYNNARTRDEFLESFNVAVTRLDLTHRTNFAVGLYHFAGRYYSLYDFYFWERRAGGFAAVSYPFSVFNRFEASLNVRYSDKDWYVFNRRRKAVLVSNIVSFVKDNSLWGPTGPVDGERYNLTVGNTLDVQHSHVNFVTLIADYRHYFRISRSVTHALRLMTMMNKGKEATPFFMGGSWDLRGYPLWRIWGTKLALVSNELRFPFIDRFFIKFPIGGLALNAIRGALFVDLGNGWDDHFDELLGSVGFGVRWRIGGVLVLRLDGGRKFSLPEPSRFHHLKDINVDKHWFTQFFFGWDF
- a CDS encoding PQQ-binding-like beta-propeller repeat protein: MALGGCARLLLPQLAEKGDAHLWPQFGGAAQRTNVVAAELAPPLELDWQRKATASLGPTFLAAGTSILCPTKDGHLLVMDGPSGKKVAQKKFRPGFEITCALYENLLVVARRHGNPSLTVHDLGDGHLLWSAAAGSIETEPLIADGHLIVAADEKRLTAYELRSGKVLWTLNTDDNLRSTPAYAEDKVVFGSDDGRVRAVDVRKGTLIWQYRTGGAVLAPPAISHGIVCVGSTDRSFYALSLDSGLVRWVFPTGGRIRHGAAVADSVVLFGSNDHLVYCLSLRNGSERWRFRAKSIISTPPLVAGKVVYVGSLDQHVYALDLDSGRELWKYDTGGRVRTMPLVAYDRLFVAAEGNRIFAFRAKGKA